Part of the Vigna unguiculata cultivar IT97K-499-35 chromosome 3, ASM411807v1, whole genome shotgun sequence genome, TGTTTACTCAAAGGAGTGATAAAACTGTGGCACGATATTCAGTGATCTGAAATCTATGGCAGAATATCCATTTAGAAAGTAAATGCGAAAGTGTAGTTGATTAATTGAGAACAACAACGGTTATAGATCACATGCACTCAGATTTCCATCTTGCTAAGATCAACAGGAACAAATAAAGtgataacaaataaaaagaaagaaaatacgAAAAAGAGAGGTGAAGGGATCCTGAATAGTGAGAGAGCCTTACTGGGTAAGAACGCCATGGAGATTGGTATGGTTATGTTGTGTTCCTCACTTCAATCTCAAGCCCAACAAGGTTTCAAGTGTTATATAACAGTATTGGTGAGAAAGATTTTATTTTCCGAATGAATGAACGACGATCAATGATTGGTCAGTGTCGTTTGATTAGCGCCGAAATACTGGACTCCACGAATATTCTCCACATCTTTTACAAACAGAATTATAATTTCccatctttttttaattttttaattttgtttatagaaTGATATTGGTattataaaagtgaaaaattcaAGTATCAACTcctttgtaagaaaaataaaatctataaacgtaatttttgaaaaattttcattaaaaatgatgtcaaatcttttataacaattattacTAGCACCTTGAGCTGATGTAAACTCAGTATTTCTCTTTTAGCATGATTTATTGACTCAGAAGTATCttaactctctttttttcattttagtttgaTGCTGCTatgtttaaacttttttatttctatctcaatctttttcttcattttgtgaGATTCAACTATTCATCATCATGTGAATCAAAATTAGtattgttaatataaaaatatgataaaaggataatttatcatatcattatttttataatcttctctttaatttgtattattctatctctttatttcctTTCTAGGATAGATTGTAGGACCGCCTAATGCTTTCAGAATAATATAAAGATAAGCATTAAACTAATGGAAATAGACAAAAGTCAAAATATGCACTTATGATGCTTAGTGATGCTTAATGGGCCAGTGTGTATCTTTATTAGAGAAATTCCAAAACTTTATGTGGAGATTTATATTGTGATTAGTGATTAGTGATGCTTAATTTTGCTTAATTGTCAGATAACCTTTTAGTCAAAAACTCActtgtaaatattattataagcTTTTTTGAACACATAAAATTAATCCCAACTCTAAATACAACGTCTGAATTTTCGACATCAATTATAAGAGGAGAGCAACAATGCAATTTTATGCAATAGCTTGGATGCGTTGTTATCATCATCGTCTTGATGTTTAGAGGTCCATTCCTGAAAACGATGTAGGCTACCAGTGAAGTCTGTAAACAGACCATCAACACCTATCTTGTTGATCCAGTAATCATACTCCACGTACGGATCTTGACTAAAGTTGAAGTGCAAAAAAAGGTTCTCATTTCGGTAAGTATATGGATGCACCTGCACCACAATAGCAATTTATATTGTCATTTCTTTGGCTCCAAACCATTGATGAATACAAAGATTACAGATTAAAGAGGAGAAATGTCACAACAGATAAGGCAAGAGAATTAAAGAATAATCCGCTCAATCTTCCAAAAGGTATCAAATCCATAAATCATGAGAAAATAAGCTTTAAAGAACTGTACCTGCAGATTATGAGCATGTGCCCTGGAAACAAGATCAGTAGGAGTTGCCACATAATTATTTACCACAGGTACCAACGTGTCCTTCCATGGTCCAATTCCCACAACATATTGCTTTATGTAGTTTAGGTATTCATCAGATATAATCTCCCAGTATGACTGCACATAACCATCACAGTACTATTTTGTTAGACTTAGGTATAGACAATCAAAACAGCAGTATAACATAAAATGGGAACAGTATTACTTCTGAAAAGGTAGAGATTACATAAATGCTGCTAAGATCTAGGGATAGCCAAGGATCAGTCAACTAGGAATGGATAAACTCCTATGAGAGGGcttttttctctaatttcaacattttatttaagGAAGCTAGCACTGAGTGTACCGGAAAGAATGACAATGGAAAGCTGAAAATAGAAGAGAAGAAATTGAAAAGGTAGTCTGAATACTTTCTTAGTTTACATTCCTCCATTTATACAAGAATAAGAAAGAAAAGTGTTGTATAAAGCTGCTCTGTCGGGACTACCTATGCTTTCTCattgttgtttaattttttaaggtctgaattatgatataaattattaactCCACAAGTATAGCGAACTCCATTAACAATACATTTTGTTCTGAAAACTTGCAGACAGAACAGAAGTTCAATAATCCTACAGAAGCTTGCACATATGGGGTAAAATGTATTACAAACCTGATTGGTGTCTTGCGTTGGAATATCAACATcgtcaattaagaaaattttggGCAAGTCCGTCTTATTTGCTATATACACGAGTGAAGTTGGAGCAAATGACTGAATGAATACTGGTTGTCTCAGCCAATCTTTTGAAAGGTAGGAACCCTTTAACCCATATTTCTGAAGTGTCTCCACAAACTTGTCCTCAAATATTTTGCCATCTGACCATTTAACCTGGTGATTGTATCAAAATTCGACTTAATGAACGGAAAGAAGACAAAACCCCTAAAGAACTTGGCTAAAACATAATACTATCAAGACGAAATTAGCAAGCATGACATTGTAAGATTTTTTGTAGAACATTCTAATAGGCATAAGAATTCTTAATGTAATCTGCATTTAGAAACATCCAACAACATAATCTCACCTCCAGTAATACTCATTAGCCTCAATTTTGAAATTGGTGGATTCAATTATATTCTTCAGTAGGATGAATTATATATCAATAGCTCTGCCTTTCAGAATAACTTATCTTTGTCAATACAAGTCCACAACCCCGTTCCCCCCGAATCTATTCCTAACATTTAGGCATTTGTTAGATTCTACAAAGAAATACTCACATGTTGATTGATAAATACTGGATTTTTTATCTCTGGATATATTCCAACAACTCTTGGTGCATCCAGTGCTATGTTAATGAACTCTTCAAAAGTGATGATTTGAAACTTTCCTGAAATAGATTATCGATATAAAGTTATAGAATAACGGTTAATTTTGATTTGTGCAAAAGCAATATTAGTTTCATGCACgaatcacaagaaaaaaaatgaagaagtcaccaataaaaaggaaaataagtcTACTCTTCAGTAGGGGAATACTGCAACATAATGCACAGCTAGCAGCAAGGCATTGATGAGGGggaaaaaaattgcaagatGGGGAAGGAAAGAAAAAGTGAATAAGGAGAGGGTGGGAGATAGTGGAGAGGATTTGGTGCCTTAGACCAGCGAGGGCAGAGTCTGTGTCTCAGTGGTTGTATTGTCTTTACTGCATTTTCTTAgtggtaaaataatatttccaaATCAATGAATGAAGAAGTCAaacaagcaaaaaaaaaaatgacaaataataaaACGAGAGAGACTACTCTGTGGAAGAAGGGACTAACCATTGAACTGTTGATCCCTGTATCTATACCTCTGTTTCACCCTCAATGACTTTAACTCCTTTAATGTGAAATCAACTGCAAATGTACAAACAAGTAaacttattttggaaaattagataATTACATTATGAAGAAACATTGTTTAGATGGCAAATAGGACTTTCAACAAAACTAGAGAGCTTGAAACATACGAAAACCTTCTATGATACGAGTTACTAAAAACAATGAAAACAGGTGAATTTCAAGCTTATGTATTTATGTCATAGACAATCATATTAACCccctaattattttattaaggaAATTTGCAACGAATCTGAACAAAGAATAGCAAGTTTAGCTACTCTACCAGTAAAGAACCCAGTGATGTTTTCCCCTTGGACTTCATACGTTCTTTTACGATCAGCAAACTCCTCGTGATTTGCAATGTCAGTAGTATCATCAAGGTTGACAtcatggaaacatataagaacaCCATCTTTGGATGATAAGATATCAGTTTCAATGAAGTCTGCACCTTCTTCAATAGCTTTCTGCAGGAACATTCGTTTTTGGGCCAAGGATAGAAATGGTGGTTACTATATCATCAACATTTTACCTAATAACAGTTTGTGCATAATTAAATTTACTGAAACAATAATTATAGTCGATTTCCAAATCAGAAACAGaataatgaaaagaataaaGTATTTCTGCACAAAAATAGTCTTCACCGTATATGCAGCAGAAGTTTCTTCAGGAAGCTCTCCATTTGAACCGCGATGTGCAATGTTATATGGGCGAAAAGTTTGTAGGGGCTTCCTACTTCCCCCATCACCTTTGTTGGGAAGAGGATAAAAAGGCCTTGCAGTGCAACCAATAACAAGCAATAGAAACACAAAAGGAGCAAAACctgggaaaaaaaaatcattctcaCACTCAAACATACATGAAAAACACACATCTCAAGAGAAGAAAGTAAACGAACACAATGGCATGGATATTATGGTAAATTTGAATGTTGACTCAAACGAGTGATAAAACTGTGGGACGATATTCAGTGATCTGAAATCTATGGCAGCATATCCATTCAGAAAGAAAATGCGAAAGGGTAGTTGATTAATTAAGAACAACAACGGTTATAGATCACATGCACCCAGATTTCCATCTTGCTAAGATGAACAGGAACAAATAAAGtgataacaaataaaaagaaagaaaatacgAAAAAGAAAGGTGAAGGGATCCTGAATAGTGAGAGAGCCTTACTGGGTAAGAACGCCATGGAGATTGGTATGGTTATGTTGTGTTCCTCACTTCAATCTCAAGCCCAACAAGGTTTCAAGTGTTATATAACAGTATTGGTGAGAACGATTTTATCTTCCGAACGAATGAATGATTAACGATGAATGATTGGTCAGTGGCGTTTGATTAGCGCCGAAATACTGGACTCCACGAATATTCTCCGCATTTTTCACAAACGGAATTTGCCTATAATTTCCcctctttttatatttttttttaattttgttatagaATGATATTGGTATTATTAAAGTGAGAAATTCAAGTATCAACTCCtacacaagaaaaataaaatctatatatgtaatttttttttaaattttcattaaaagtgatgtaaaatcttttataacaattattacCAGCACCTTGAGCTGATATAAACTCTCAATATTTCTATTTTAGCATGATTTATTGACTCAAAAgtatcttaacttttttttttttcattttagtttgaTGCTGCtatgtttaacattttattatttctatctCTTAATGTTTTTCTCCATTTCGTGAGATTCAACTATTCATCATCATGTGAATCAAAATTAGTATTGttagtataaaaatatgataaaaggataatttatcatataattatttttataatcttcTCTTTAATTTGAACAAGTTATTATTGATATAAGTTTgggtttatattattttaatgctTGTGAAGTGGATATTTTAAGAGTTCAAAAattcatatatgtttattttcattcacacgaatcatttatttaatatatatatatatatatatatatatatatatatatatatataaggggttaaatatgtttttatccctcaactttcagtgaaaattagaattaatccatctttgaaattttgacctaatttagtCTCCTAATTTTATAActgtgtggatttagtcttttcaaccaaattttgtaagtttatttaacgtttcaaacacattttatgatagcatttgagtttttgacacatttttgctttaatgttagctaagaaactatcatgaaacgcatttgaaatattaaataaacttaacaaaatttgattagaatAATTAAATCCAGGTAATTATAAAGTTTGGGAACTAAATTTGGCTAAATTTTCAAAGAAGGACTAGTTTCACTTTTTACTTAAAGTTGatagacaaaaatatatttaaccctatatacaattatataatatgaatgttttaaataacttaacattaaatacaataaatggGAGTCTAGGATTTGACTtataacatgtggttcttcttcaaaattcacaaaaattaatTCCTCTTAACATACTTATAACTAAATGATAATTTCACTAATCAAGTAAGTTCAACTATTAAGTAtcatattcaaaattatttgtcaCCTACTAATGTTTTTTAGTCAAACATTGGTTTTTGTTCTAACACTTTCTCTTAAGATGAACCCAACTTTTTTATTGAAgcatttaaatatgattttcttaaaaagtcATTTGCATCTTTCAAAACATAAGTGTGATCAATAGCTGCATATCTCTTTATGCACACCTTTTGGCCGAAAGAGGTAATCATTTCTAATTGATTCAATGCTCTCTCAAAATCTTCTCATACTAACTTCTTATTATTcaggattattattttattattttatgaataaaattt contains:
- the LOC114178453 gene encoding glycerophosphodiester phosphodiesterase GDPD6-like: MAFLPSFAPFVFLLLVIGCTARPFYPLPNKGDGGSRKPLQTFRPYNIAHRGSNGELPEETSAAYTKAIEEGADFIETDILSSKDGVLICFHDVNLDDTTDIANHEEFADRKRTYEVQGENITGFFTVDFTLKELKSLRVKQRYRYRDQQFNGKFQIITFEEFINIALDAPRVVGIYPEIKNPVFINQHVKWSDGKIFEDKFVETLQKYGLKGSYLSKDWLRQPVFIQSFAPTSLVYIANKTDLPKIFLIDDVDIPTQDTNQSYWEIISDEYLNYIKQYVVGIGPWKDTLVPVVNNYVATPTDLVSRAHAHNLQVHPYTYRNENLFLHFNFSQDPYVEYDYWINKIGVDGLFTDFTGSLHRFQEWTSKHQDDDDNNASKLLHKIALLLSSYN